A window of Diospyros lotus cultivar Yz01 chromosome 14, ASM1463336v1, whole genome shotgun sequence contains these coding sequences:
- the LOC127789501 gene encoding 60S ribosomal protein L7-2, which produces MAEAQAKGAPVVPESVLKKQKRNEEWALKKKVGIAALKKKNAENRKLIFCRAKQYAKEYEEQEKELIRLKREARMKGGFYVNPEAKLLFIVRIRGINAMHPKTRKILQLLRLRQIFNGVFLKVNKATMNMLHRVEPYVTYGYPNLKSVKEIIYKRGYGKLNKQRIALTDNSIIEQALGKYGIICIEDLIHEIMTVGPHFKEANNFLWPFKLKAPLGGLKKKRNHYVEGGDAGNREDYINELIRRMN; this is translated from the exons ATGGCTGAAGCGCAAGCGAAAGGAGCGCCAGTAGTTCCTGAGTCGGTGTtgaagaaacagaagaggaaTGAAGAATGGGCTTTGAAGAAAAAGGTAGGGATTGCTGCTCTGAAAAAGAAGAATGCTGAAAACCGGAAGCTGATTTTTTGCAGAGCCAAGCAATATGCAAAGGAATACGAGGAGCAG GAAAAGGAACTAATTCGGTTGAAGCGCGAGGCAAGAATGAAAGGGGGTTTTTATGTCAACCCTGAAGCCAAGCTTTTGTTTATTGTTCGCATACGTGG TATCAATGCTATGCACCCAAAGACAAGGAAGATATTGCAGCTCTTGCGATTGAGACAG ATTTTCAATGGTGTGTTCTTAAAAGTAAACAAAGCAACAATGAATATGCTGCATAGGGTGGAGCCGTACGTGACTTATGG GTACCCTAACTTGAAGAGTGTGAAGGAAATCATTTACAAAAGGGGTTATGGAAAGCTAAATAAGCAGCGGATTGCCTTGACCGACAATTCAATAATTGAGCAG GCTCTGGGAAAATATGGAATTATCTGCATTGAAGATCTGATCCATGAAATCATGACTGTTGGGCCTCATTTTAAGGAGGCGAATAACTTCCTGTGGCCCTTCAAACTCAAGGCACCATTGGGTggtctgaagaagaagaggaaccaCTATGTTGAAGGCGGAGATGCTGGTAATCGTGAAGATTACATTAACGAGCTCATCAGGAGGATGAACTAG